In candidate division WOR-3 bacterium, the genomic window AGGCTGAGTAGATTCCTCAATAGGGGCCTCTTGAACTTCTTTAGTTTCCTCTTCTTCCTGAGCTTCACCTAAAGATTCTGATCCCTTCTGAACTTCAAATTCTACCTTGGTTAAAAGTTCTCCGGTTTCACTAAGAACCTCTACTCTTCCCTTACCAATCCATCCCCCAAGTGTTTTAGAACTCCAAGTGCGCCAACTGGAAGATCTTACGGCAAGATTAACCCTTGCAACTTCATTCTCTCCAAAATACCAAACGTGAGTAATAGAGGTAGTGTCTTTGGCTCCAACCACTTTAGTAAAACAGTAGAGCTTTTCCAAGTTAGAATTGAAAACTACTCCAGCACCCACCGGATTCCTATC contains:
- a CDS encoding DUF2914 domain-containing protein — translated: MKNFFVFMVLLSLFFVVLPVLAQEETQEAQEVLTIEQVVICTSIEDRNPVGAGVVFNSNLEKLYCFTKVVGAKDTTSITHVWYFGENEVARVNLAVRSSSWRTWSSKTLGGWIGKGRVEVLSETGELLTKVEFEVQKGSESLGEAQEEEETKEVQEAPIEESTQPTTE